In Providencia alcalifaciens, the sequence TCTTTCTTGCCCAGAGACTTTACGCATTTTTAACCCAAAGGCGATATTCTCCGCAACCGTCATATTAGGGAACAGTGCATAGCTTTGAAATACCATCCCAACCCCGCGTTGTTGGGCTGGTTGATGGGTAATGTTTTGGCGATTAATATACAGCTCGCCGCTATCGGGTTGTTCCAGGCCCGCAATACAGCGCAGTAAAGTGGATTTTCCGCAGCCACTTGGTCCAAGAAGGGTAATAAACTCACCCTGTTCAATGTTAAATTGGATATCGGCAAAGACCTGATTCTGGCCAAAAGATTTAGTTAGATTTTCGGCAATAACATAGCTCATCGTTCATTTCCCTCACGATTCAAGCGCGTTGCTAACCAAGTGAGCAGCAGCGTAAATAAGAAGTAAGACATCACTAGCGCAGAGGTAAAGTGTCCGCTAGTTTGGCGCATATTAAACAGATAGATCTGCAAGGTTTCGAAGCGAGTTCCCACTAAGATATTGGCGAATACGAATTCCCCCATTAAGAATGAGAAGGAAATCAGTAAGGAAACCAATAACCCTTTACGGATATTGGGCAGCACTATCATTAAAAAGGCTTTAAAGGTGCTGGCGCCGAGTAAGTGTGCAGCATCCATTAAGTCGTGCAGGTTGATCCCTTGAAAGCTATTCGCCAGTGCGCGGTACATAAATGGTAATGTGATGGTGAAGTAGGTGCCAATTAAGATCCACGGAGTACCAACCAGCATAAATGGCTCATCCGCAAAGATTTGCAGTAAACCGACTGAAGAAACTACGGGTGGGATCGCAAAGGGGAGAATAATCAGTAAATCCATC encodes:
- a CDS encoding ABC transporter permease produces the protein MLNPNIHSPKTPSLLFHKMVLCTVAAILALPIIATFIYSISSTWGATVLPDALSIKWYLQLWQDPRFLMAFGRSLLICFGTLLISILVILPMTFAVFYRFPKLKGVMDLLIILPFAIPPVVSSVGLLQIFADEPFMLVGTPWILIGTYFTITLPFMYRALANSFQGINLHDLMDAAHLLGASTFKAFLMIVLPNIRKGLLVSLLISFSFLMGEFVFANILVGTRFETLQIYLFNMRQTSGHFTSALVMSYFLFTLLLTWLATRLNREGNER